The Rhizobium viscosum genomic sequence GATCGCTGATATTGCCAGAGCGAACGGCCTGCAGCCGCTGGTATCAGCCACCAATTTCGTGGCTGTGGATGCCGGGCGCGACGGCGCTCACGCACGGGCCATCGTCGACGGATTGATGGAGCACGGCGTCTTCATTCGCATGCCGGGTGTCGCGCCGCTCAACCGCTGCATACGCGTCAGCGTCGGGCCGGAAGCCGACATGGCGCGGCTTGAAGAGGCGCTCCCGCTGGTCTTGAAAAAACTCGCCTGACAATGGGAAACCCAAACGGGTAAACCGCGGCCGGCGGGAGGGCGCCGGTCGCGGTTTCCTTCTCCGGCGTCGGCCCCGTCCAAAGCGCCCCGCCAGTTCCCTCTTTTGAGGTTGTTATTTTGTAGAACTTCTATTGGAGACGTTCCTTAGTGGATCGTCATCCATTCGCGGGCGGCGCGGAGCGCTTCGGCAAGCTGCATCTTGCTCATAGAAGCGGCCACATCGGCGCGCAGCTCGGCGGCGCGGTCGTTGCCCTTGATTGCGGCGATGTTCAGCCACTTGTGAGCGGAGACGAGATCGATCTGGCAACCACGACCGGTCGCATACATCAGACCCATTTCGCAGAAGACATCGGCGCTGTTGTTTTCGCCACCCATGGTGGCCATTTCAGCATTGTGCATTTCAAAGCGTGCCATCGGTTCTATCCCTGTTTAGCCTGTTAAGACGTACCCTGTTTTACCTTTGGGCCTTGCCATCTTCTGCGGCTTGCGGCCTCTCCGGTCCGGCGGGTTTGCCCCGCTCGTTTGATGGGTTCACTATGCCGAACGGCTTTCAAAAAACGCCTAAAATGCATGATTAATTTGACGCAAACAAAGTGCAAATGCTTGGTAAACTTGGGTTTTTGTTAAACATCGGAATCCCTGCGAATTAAGGATTTTCCAGCGCCTTTTACGAAAAATTCAGATTTGGAAATTGAGGATTTGTTCACTATGAAATCAGCATCGATCTGGCCATCAGCAGAAAAAACCTCGCCCGGAGGCCGGATTTTTGGCGCTTCCCACAACGTATTTACCTTTACGTTCGCGTCAGTTATTTTCGCGCCATTTCATATCTCATGGAGGAAGAGATGATCCGTACCCTCGTTCTTGCCGGCGCACTGGTACTTATTGCGGGCCTTGCACAGGCGGATGAGCCGATCGTCGGCAACTGGAAGACCCGCGCCGGCGATACGGCGGTGATTGCGCCCTGCGGCGGCGCATATTGCATCACGTTGAAGACCGGCAAATATG encodes the following:
- a CDS encoding sel1 repeat family protein, with the translated sequence MARFEMHNAEMATMGGENNSADVFCEMGLMYATGRGCQIDLVSAHKWLNIAAIKGNDRAAELRADVAASMSKMQLAEALRAAREWMTIH